The genomic window AGGGTTCAGAGACACGGTATCGATACCTTGTTCAACTAACCAAGCCGCGAAATCGGCGTGATCTGAAGGGCCTTGGCCACAGATACCGATATAAGCGCCCTTAGCCTTAGCCGATTTAATGGCCATAGACAGTAGGATCTTAACGGCTTCATTACGCTCATCAAACAAATGACTAATAATGCCTGAGTCACGGTCTAAGCCAAGTGTTAACTGGGTTAAGTCGTTTGAACCGATAGAGAAACCATCAAAATGTTCGAGGAATTGATCCGCTAACAGGGCGTTTGACGGCACTTCACACATCATGATGACGCGCAGACCGTCTTTACCACGCTCTAAACCTTGCTCTTTGAGTAGGCCAATCACTTGTTCGGCTTCTTTTACGGTACGCACGAACGGGATCATGACTTCGACGTTTGTCAGACCCATTTCGTTACGAACGCGTTTGATCGCTTCACACTCTAGGGCAAAACAGTCACGGAATGATTCAGAGATATAACGGCTTGCACCGCGGAAGCCCAGCATTGGGTTCTCTTCTTCTGGCTCGTAACGGTCACCACCGACTAAGTTTGCGTATTCGTTAGACTTAAAGTCTGACATACGTACGATCACTTTCTTCGGATAGAAAGCTGAACCGATTGATGCAATACCTTCAACCAGACGGGCAATGTAGAACTCAACGGGTGATTCATAACCTGCGATCATCTCGTTAATTTCAGTTTGCAGAGCGGCGTCTTGTTGATTGAATTCAAGCAGCGCTTTCGGGTGAATACCGATCATGCGGTTGATAATGAATTCTAAACGCGCTAAACCGACACCTTCGTTTGGCAAACGGGCAAAGTCGAATGCACGATCAGGGTTACCCACGTTCATCATGATTTTCATCGGTAATGCAGGCAGTGAATCAACACGGTTTGAAATCACTTCAAACTCTTGTTTACCTTCATAGATGAAGCCTGTGTCGCCTTCGGCGCAAGACACAGTCACTAATTGACCATTTTTGATACGGTCAGTCACATCACCACAACCTACCACTGCGGGTACACCTAATTCACGGGCGATAATCGCCGCGTGACAGGTACGACCGCCACGGTTAGTGACGATGGCGCTGGCGCGCTTCATGATAGGTTCCCAATCTGGGTCGGTCATGTCAGTCACTAACACATCGCCAGGTTGGATTTGATCCATATCGGCGATAGAGGTTAATACCTTAGCCACACCTGAACCCACTTTATGACCGATAGCACGACCTTCAGAGATCACAGCGCCACGGCTCTTTAAGTGGTAACGCTCAATGAGTTGCACATCTTCACGGCTACGAACCGTTTCTGGACGCGCTTGCACGATATACAGCTTGCCATCGTTACCGTCTTTCGCCCACTCGATGTCCATTGGACGACCGTAGTGTTTTTCGATAACCATAGCTTGTTTAGCCAATTCCATCACTTCTGCGTCATTGATAGAGAATTGACGACGCTTGTCAGCGGCAACATCTTCAATTTTCACTTGTTTGCCGTGAGCAGCATCATCGGAATACACCATCTGGATGAGCTTGCTACCGATATTACGGCGAACAACGGCTTTATGGCCTTGGGATAAAATTGGTTTGTGAACATAGAATTCGTCAGGGTTTACCGCGCCTTGAACGACCATTTCACCCAGACCGAAAGAAGAAGTGATAAACACCACATCGTTATTGCCTGATTCAGTGTCCATAGTGAACATCACGCCTGATGCCGCTTTGTCTGAACGAACCATGCGTTGTACGCCGGCAGACAGGGCAACACCGTGGTGCTCATAACCTTGATGAACACGGTATGAAATAGCACGGTCGTTAAAGAGTGACGCGAACACGTGCTTGATAGCCACGAGAACTGAGTCAAATCCTTTCACGTTTAAGAAGGTTTCTTGCTGACCAGCAAAAGAGGCATCTGGCATATCTTCTGCGGTGGCAGAAGAACGAACCGCGAATGACGCATCGCTAGTTTCAGCGGCAA from Shewanella putrefaciens includes these protein-coding regions:
- the ppsA gene encoding phosphoenolpyruvate synthase; amino-acid sequence: MQQYVLWYQELGMGDVNLVGGKNASLGEMISNLANAGVQVPGGFATTSYAFNEFLEQSGVNQKIYDILATLDVDDVNALAKVGAQIRQWVIDTPFQPALEQAIREAYDKLAAETSDASFAVRSSATAEDMPDASFAGQQETFLNVKGFDSVLVAIKHVFASLFNDRAISYRVHQGYEHHGVALSAGVQRMVRSDKAASGVMFTMDTESGNNDVVFITSSFGLGEMVVQGAVNPDEFYVHKPILSQGHKAVVRRNIGSKLIQMVYSDDAAHGKQVKIEDVAADKRRQFSINDAEVMELAKQAMVIEKHYGRPMDIEWAKDGNDGKLYIVQARPETVRSREDVQLIERYHLKSRGAVISEGRAIGHKVGSGVAKVLTSIADMDQIQPGDVLVTDMTDPDWEPIMKRASAIVTNRGGRTCHAAIIARELGVPAVVGCGDVTDRIKNGQLVTVSCAEGDTGFIYEGKQEFEVISNRVDSLPALPMKIMMNVGNPDRAFDFARLPNEGVGLARLEFIINRMIGIHPKALLEFNQQDAALQTEINEMIAGYESPVEFYIARLVEGIASIGSAFYPKKVIVRMSDFKSNEYANLVGGDRYEPEEENPMLGFRGASRYISESFRDCFALECEAIKRVRNEMGLTNVEVMIPFVRTVKEAEQVIGLLKEQGLERGKDGLRVIMMCEVPSNALLADQFLEHFDGFSIGSNDLTQLTLGLDRDSGIISHLFDERNEAVKILLSMAIKSAKAKGAYIGICGQGPSDHADFAAWLVEQGIDTVSLNPDTVIDTWLYLAEAHG